A window of the Zeugodacus cucurbitae isolate PBARC_wt_2022May chromosome 4, idZeuCucr1.2, whole genome shotgun sequence genome harbors these coding sequences:
- the LOC105215858 gene encoding receptor-type guanylate cyclase Gyc76C: protein MTRWPFHYLLLLSVAVFCVPGVIAWRDEQNRTILNVGYLTAITGELMDKQGLAISGALQMALDEINADDNLLPNVKLQLRWNDTKGDTVTATKAITEMICDGIVTIFGPEGHCYVEAIVSQSRNIPMISYKCAEYRASAIPTFARTEPPDTQVIKSVISLLRYYGWKKFSILHDELWTTVADLLKEQATKRNMTINHKESFLTNMPKCCALGLPCCRTSFWYQTVQNTMNRTRIYVFLGSAGSLVDFMLSMETANLFLKGEYMVIFVDMMPYTPKEAEKYLRKPEQIEAMKVCHETDSFQHLARSLLVVASTPPTDSYEDFTAKVRQYNAKKPFDFLVPSLFYHNKYLKFVSIYAAYLYDSVKLYAWALDKLLRQEERILTDDVIYDVASNGTRIIETIIKNRTYRSITGATIKIDQNGDSEGNFSVLAYKPHKHYFSDNVSCNSHMVPVAYFQQGEDIPEYKLINGSVRVDWPSGGDRPFDEPMCGFANELCKKDDRHITSVVAAGVLGLLLFCAGVITMSIYRKWKIELEIEGLLWKIDISEIKGYSGNDIVASPSKLSLVSAQSFGSRCSNQVFTSTARLRGAVVRIKELKFPRKRDISREIMKEMRLLRELRHDNINSFIGACVEPTRILLVTDYCAKGSLYDIIENEDIKLDNLFIASLIHDLIKGMIYIHNSQLMYHGNLKSSNCVVTSRWMLQVADFGLHELRNCAESESIGEHQHYRNQFWKAPELLRNQHLYGTQKGDVYAFAIIMYEIVSRKGPFGQIAYEPKEIVDRVKERPMAGSIPFRPELECIREYELCPDYVLDCIKDCWSEDPELRPDFPTIRNRLKKMRGGKTKNIMDQMMEMMEKYANNLEEIVTDRTRMLCEEKRKTEDLLHRMLPRTVAEKLTMGQGVEPVSYDLVTIYFSDIVGFTAMSAESTPLQVVNFLNDLYTVFDRIIRGYDVYKVETIGDAYMVVSGLPIKNGDRHAGEIASMSLDLLHAVKQHRIAHRPNETLKLRIGMHTGPVVAGVVGLTMPRYCLFGDTVNTASRMESNGEALKIHISGKCKEALDKLGGYVTEKRGLVSMKGKGDVVTYWLTDATEKAIQRKQVDMTDMPPPLFCRPRKSPKLNSDSRQPSIVGMHFYGGGSRRTSMVPRTDIESNYSLQGSTYYVARDSPHLSSRRHDRPSLNGIGGNSIPERMSYYGGYVGAGTGGERSGSVGETCTLLESAHASHNTLEHSENETNCDNECVNGYGDCDSAGDSSVVGGVGGIGVTSIVGSALLVGALRAPHSVASSPSHKPLALVRPHRRIISENLPSSVSTHEFGDISRHPTVAQSLLLRETRSLDPMPMQLRKRNEPVKLPPSKLSKNNSRSLDAVAALGIRESKTTKFENANMNGVADDEVDDMRSAEIEEVNVNTEPNNLDGEDYDDDVGLLMRDNGGLRYGHSGSLQPSIVPVASTLLNRRRSGSHVSTGGGSAVIGGTASGVLLPYKHLNNNCNGGMTIEEDSQSPLLRRQTSLTSPPDEILALTKRCRSLEALEHTSMDAAAVPANANSGRGIGGGGHTGHNSVSYAQDIDGSRASASGSSVAGPTTRNGSNFTTWLWRIIQGNGKRSNEASLRRVVPSGVHAPHVFSDMPPTAALTRDRESIV from the exons GTAATTAAGTCAGTGATTTCGCTTTTGCGTTACTATGGCTGGAAGAAATTCTCCATTCTGCATGACGAACTGTGGACGACCGTCGCTGATTTGCTCAAAGAACAGGCCACCAAGAGGAATATGACCATAAACCATAAGGAATCGTTTCTTACGAATATGCCGAAATGCTGTGCATTAGGGTTGCCATGTTGTCGTACGAGTTTTTGGTATCAG aCTGTGCAAAATACAATGAATCGCACCCGCATCTATGTATTCCTCGGTTCGGCGGGCTCACTGGTCGACTTTATGCTCTCCATGGAAACGGCCAATTTGTTCCTCAAAGGTGAATACATGGTCATCTTTGTCGATATGATGCCCTATACACCAAA AGAAGCCGAAAAGTATTTACGCAAACCGGAGCAAATTGAGGCGATGAAGGTCTGCCACGAAACGGATAGCTTTCAGCATTTGGCGCGCAGTTTGCTAGTCGTGGCCTCCACGCCACCCACGGACAGTTATGAAGATTTCACGGCCAAAGTGCGTCAGTACAATGCGAAGAAGCCGTTCGACTTTCTTGTGCCATCGTTATTTTACCATAATAAATATCTTAAG tttGTTTCTATATATGCCGCTTACCTCTATGATTCCGTTAAGCTCTATGCCTGGGCGTTGGATAAACTGCTGCGCCAGGAGGAGCGCATACTAACGGATGATGTGATATACGATGTAGCTAGTAATGGAACTAGAATAATTGAGACTATTATCAAAAATCGTACTTATAGAA gtATCACTGGTGCAACCATAAAAATCGACCAGAATGGTGATTCCGAAGGCAATTTCTCGGTGCTGGCCTACAAGCCGCACAAACACTATTTCAGTGATAATGTTTCCTGCAATTCGCATATGGTGCCCGTGGCCTATTTCCAACAAGGGGAAGATATTCCA GAATACAAACTCATCAATGGCTCGGTGCGCGTTGATTGGCCCTCGGGCGGTGATCGTCCCTTCGACGAGCCGATGTGCGGTTTCGCAAACGAGCTGTGCAAAAAGGATGATCGTCACATTACATCGGTGGTGGCGGCCGGTGTACTTGGTTTACTGCTATTCTGTGCCGGTGTCATCACAATGAGCATTTATCGAAAGTGGAAAATCGAGCTGGAGATCGAAGGTCTCTTGTGGAAAATTGACATATCGGAAATAAAGGGCTACTCGGGCAATGATATAGTCGCATCGCCAAGTAAG TTGAGCTTAGTGAGTGCCCAATCGTTTGGTTCGCGTTGCTCAAATCAAGTATTCACCTCGACGGCGCGCTTACGTGGCGCAGTCGTTCGCATCAAGGAGCTGAAGTTCCCGCGCAAACGGGACATTTCGCGCGAGATAATGAAGGAGATGCGTTTGTTACGCGAACTACGCCATGATAATATAAATAGCTTTATTGGGGCTTGTGTGGAGCCGACACGTATTCTACTAGTCACCGATTACTGTGCCAAGGGCAGCCTCTACGATATAATCGAGAATGAGGACATCAAGTTGGACAACCTGTTCATCGCTTCGCTCATACACGATTTGATTAAG GGCATGATTTACATACACAACTCGCAGCTGATGTACCACGGAAACCTGAAATCATCCAATTGTGTGGTGACCTCGCGTTGGATGCTGCAAGTGGCCGACTTTGGTTTGCATGAACTGAGAAATTGTGCGGAAAGCGAATCCATAGGGGAACATCAGCACTACAgaa ACCAATTTTGGAAAGCGCCCGAACTGCTACGCAATCAACACTTGTATGGCACCCAAAAAGGCGATGTTTACGCATTCGCTATTATCATGTACGAGATAGTGAGTCGGAAGGGGCCATTCGGCCAGATCGCCTATGAGCCAAAGGAAATTGTCGATCGTGTGAAGGAGCGGCCAATGGCAGGCAGCATACCATTTCGACCCGAACTAGAGTGCATAAGGGAGTACGAGTTGTGTCCTGATTATGTGCTTGATTGTATTAAGGATTGTTGGAGCGAGGATCCTGAGTTAAGACCTGACTTTCCAACTATACG GAATCGCTTGAAGAAAATGCGCGGTGGTAAGACGAAGAATATCATGGATCAGATGATGGAAATGATGGAGAAGTATGCCAACAACTTGGAGGAAATCGTAACCGACCGCACGCGTATGTTGTGTGAGGAGAAACGTAAAACCGAAGATTTGCTGCACCGCATGCTGCCGCGAACTGTGGCGGAGAAGTTAACAATGGGCCAAGGCGTCGAACCAGTGTCATACGATTTG GTCACTATCTACTTCAGCGACATTGTGGGCTTCACCGCTATGTCAGCGGAGAGTACACCACTGCAAGTGGTGAATTTCCTAAACGATCTCTACACGGTATTCGATCGCATCATTCGCGGCTACGATGTGTACAAAGTGGAAACCATTGGCGACGCTTACATGGTGGTCTCTGGTTTGCCGATCAAAAATGGCGATCGCCACGCTGGCGAAATTGCTTCGATGTCGCTAGATCTGCTGCATGCGGTCAAACAGCATCGCATTGCACACCGACCCAATGAAACACTCAAGCTGCGCATCGGTATGCACACTGGTCCCGTGGTTGCGGGTGTGGTGGGTTTGACGATGCCACGCTATTGTCTGTTCGGTGATACCGTGAACACTGCGTCGCGTATGGAGTCCAACGGCGAGGCTTTGAAGATACACATATCAGGTAAATGCAAAGAAGCGCTCGACAAGCTTGGTGGTTATGTGACTGAGAAGCGTGGACTTGTGTCGATGAAGGGCAAGGGTGACGTAGTCACGTACTGGCTGACAGACGCCACGGAAAAGGCTATACAAAGGAAACAGGTCGATATGACCGACATGCCACCGCCGCTCTTTTGTCGACCGCGCAAAAGTCCAAAGTTGAATAGTGACTCGCGCCAGCCGAGCATCGTGGGCATGCATTTCTACGGCGGTGGCTCTCGGCGCACCTCCATGGTGCCACGCACCGATATCGAGTCAAATTATAGCCTACAAGGTTCCACATATTACGTGGCGCGCGATTCGCCGCACTTGTCGTCGCGTCGTCACGATCGGCCGTCGCTGAATGGCATTGGCGGCAACAGCATACCGGAGCGCATGAGTTACTATGGCGGTTATGTTGGCGCGGGGACGGGAGGTGAGAGAAGTGGGAGCGTCGGTGAGACTTGCACGCTGCTTGAGTCAGCACATGCATCGCACAACACGCTGGAGCATTCCGAAAACGAAACGAACTGTGATAATGAGTGCGTAAATGGTTACGGGGATTGTGATAGCGCAGGCGATAGTAGCGTGGTTGGTGGTGTTGGCGGTATTGGCGTGACGAGCATTGTTGGTAGTGCGCTGCTGGTAGGTGCACTCCGCGCACCACATTCCGTTGCAAGCTCGCCCAGCCACAAGCCGCTGGCCTTGGTGCGTCCGCATCGTCGCATTATTAGCGAAAACCTGCCATCCTCTGTCTCCACACATGAGTTTGGTGATATCAGCAGACATCCCACCGTCGCTCAATCGCTTCTGCTGCGCGAGACACGCTCCCTTGACCCCATGCCTATGCAGCTACGTAAACGTAACGAGCCCGTAAAACTACCGCCGTCCAAATTGTCGAAAAACAATTCACGCTCCTTGGATGCTGTTGCAGCACTCGGCATACGAGAGAGCAAGACTACCAAATTCGAAAACGCGAATATGAATGGCGTCGCAGACGATGAAGTGGACGATATGCGCAGCGCAGAGATCGAGGAAGTCAACGTGAATACTGAACCGAATAATTTGGATGGCGAAGACTACGATGACGATGTTGGACTGCTGATGCGTGACAATGGTGGCTTGCGCTACGGTCATAGTGGCAGTCTACAGCCCAGCATAGTGCCCGTCGCATCCACGCTACTGAATCGCAGACGCAGTGGCAGCCACGTTTCCACCGGTGGCGGTAGTGCTGTTATTGGTGGCACAGCCAGCGGGGTTTTGCTGCCATATAAGCATctcaacaacaactgcaacggcGGCATGACCATCGAAGAGGATTCCCAATCCCCGCTACTACGACGACAAACGTCCCTCACCAGTCCACCCGACGAGATATTGGCGCTCACAAAGCGTTGCCGCTCGCTGGAGGCACTGGAACACACCAGCATGGATGCCGCTGCTGTACCTGCAAACGCCAATAGTGGGCGTGGCATCGGTGGCGGCGGCCACACTGGTCATAACAGCGTTAGCTACGCGCAGGACATCGACGGCAGTCGCGCCTCAGCCTCGGGCTCGTCGGTCGCTGGTCCAACGACGCGCAACGGCAGCAACTTCACAACCTGGCTGTGGCGCATTATTCAGGGCAACGGAAAGCGTTCGAACGAGGCGTCGCTGCGGCGTGTGGTGCCGAGTGGTGTGCACGCGCCGCACGTCTTCAGTGACATGCCGCCGACGGCGGCGTTAACGCGCGATCGTGAGAGTATCGTGTAG